Proteins from one Camelina sativa cultivar DH55 chromosome 8, Cs, whole genome shotgun sequence genomic window:
- the LOC104706679 gene encoding probable amino acid permease 7 isoform X2: MDIKEDDEFRVITPTDTQLRDSVSARTGTLWTAVAHIITGVIGAGVLSLAWATAKLGWIAGPAALLAFAGVTLLSAFLLADCYRYPDTDNGPLRLNSYAQAVKVYLGKKNEIVCGAVVYISLMGFCIAFTIVTATCIRAIIKTNCYHREGHNATCSYGDNNNYNYMLLFGLLQIFLSQIPNFQNMLWLSIVAAIMSLTYSFIGIGLCLGKIIDKRKFEGNIRGSPAENRGAKVWLVFQALGNIAFSYPFSIIIFEIQDTLRSPPAEKQTMKKASTVAVFIQTFFFFCCGCFGYAAFGDSTPGNLLTGFGFYEPFWLVDFANACIVLHLVGGYQVLYRNPCALLTKTSMFSFTCVTTHISNILDLVKRSSVSLFLQLSRDG; the protein is encoded by the exons atggACATTAAAGAAGATGACGAGTTTCGAGTTATAACACCAACCGATACTCAACTTCGTGATTCAGTTTCTGCAAGAACAG GAACGTTATGGACGGCTGTGGCACATATAATAACAGGAGTCATAGGAGCAGGAGTATTGTCGTTGGCTTGGGCCACGGCAAAACTCGGCTGGATAGCTGGTCCGGCCGCGCTTCTAGCCTTCGCTGGAGTCACACTTCTCTCTGCTTTTCTTCTTGCCGATTGCTACCGTTACCCCGATACTGACAACGGTCCCCTCCGACTTAATTCCTACGCTCAAGCCGTTAAGGTTTATTTAG ggaagaagaatgaaatcgtaTGTGGGGCTGTTGTATACATTAGCCTTATGGGTTTTTGTATTGCTTTTACCATTGTTACAGCTACATGCATTAG AGCAATTATCAAAACGAATTGTTATCATAGAGAAGGACACAATGCAACATGTTCATATggagacaacaacaactacaactacatgcttttgtttggtttgcttCAGATCTTTTTGTCACAAATACCTAATTTCCAAAATATGCTATGGCTCTCTATTGTTGCTGCGATTATGTCTCTTACTTACTCCTTCATTGGCATCGGTCTCTGCCTTGGCAAAATCATTG ataaacgaaaatttGAGGGAAATATAAGGGGAAGTCCAGCTGAAAACAGAGGTGCAAAAGTATGGTTAGTGTTCCAAGCTCTTGGGAACATTGCCTTCTCATATCCTTTCTCAATCATAATTTTTGAGATTCAG GACACATTGAGATCACCACCAGCAGAAAAGCAAACGATGAAGAAAGCCTCGACGGTTGCGGTGTTCATAcaaacattcttcttcttctgttgtggATGTTTTGGCTACGCAGCCTTTGGAGATTCCACCCCGGGTAATCTCTTGACCGGTTTCGGGTTCTATGAGCCGTTCTGGCTTGTCGATTTCGCCAACGCTTGCATTGTTCTTCATTTAGTTGGTGGATACCAGGTATTGTACAGAAACCCTTGTGCCCTTCTGACCAAAACGTCCATGTTCTCCTTTACATGTGTAACAACCCACATTTCAAACATTTTGGATCTTGTAAAAag GTCTTCAGTCAGCCTATTTTTGCAGCTATCGAGAGATGGCTAA
- the LOC104706679 gene encoding probable amino acid permease 7 isoform X1 gives MDIKEDDEFRVITPTDTQLRDSVSARTGTLWTAVAHIITGVIGAGVLSLAWATAKLGWIAGPAALLAFAGVTLLSAFLLADCYRYPDTDNGPLRLNSYAQAVKVYLGKKNEIVCGAVVYISLMGFCIAFTIVTATCIRAIIKTNCYHREGHNATCSYGDNNNYNYMLLFGLLQIFLSQIPNFQNMLWLSIVAAIMSLTYSFIGIGLCLGKIIDKRKFEGNIRGSPAENRGAKVWLVFQALGNIAFSYPFSIIIFEIQDTLRSPPAEKQTMKKASTVAVFIQTFFFFCCGCFGYAAFGDSTPGNLLTGFGFYEPFWLVDFANACIVLHLVGGYQVFSQPIFAAIERWLTERYPQNKFIARFYGFKLPMLRGGTVRWNPMRVCLRTMYVVTTTGAALMFPYFNEVLGVLGAFGFWPLAVYYPVEMCILQKKIRSWTRPWLLLRGFSFVCLIVCLLSLVGSIYGLVGAKLG, from the exons atggACATTAAAGAAGATGACGAGTTTCGAGTTATAACACCAACCGATACTCAACTTCGTGATTCAGTTTCTGCAAGAACAG GAACGTTATGGACGGCTGTGGCACATATAATAACAGGAGTCATAGGAGCAGGAGTATTGTCGTTGGCTTGGGCCACGGCAAAACTCGGCTGGATAGCTGGTCCGGCCGCGCTTCTAGCCTTCGCTGGAGTCACACTTCTCTCTGCTTTTCTTCTTGCCGATTGCTACCGTTACCCCGATACTGACAACGGTCCCCTCCGACTTAATTCCTACGCTCAAGCCGTTAAGGTTTATTTAG ggaagaagaatgaaatcgtaTGTGGGGCTGTTGTATACATTAGCCTTATGGGTTTTTGTATTGCTTTTACCATTGTTACAGCTACATGCATTAG AGCAATTATCAAAACGAATTGTTATCATAGAGAAGGACACAATGCAACATGTTCATATggagacaacaacaactacaactacatgcttttgtttggtttgcttCAGATCTTTTTGTCACAAATACCTAATTTCCAAAATATGCTATGGCTCTCTATTGTTGCTGCGATTATGTCTCTTACTTACTCCTTCATTGGCATCGGTCTCTGCCTTGGCAAAATCATTG ataaacgaaaatttGAGGGAAATATAAGGGGAAGTCCAGCTGAAAACAGAGGTGCAAAAGTATGGTTAGTGTTCCAAGCTCTTGGGAACATTGCCTTCTCATATCCTTTCTCAATCATAATTTTTGAGATTCAG GACACATTGAGATCACCACCAGCAGAAAAGCAAACGATGAAGAAAGCCTCGACGGTTGCGGTGTTCATAcaaacattcttcttcttctgttgtggATGTTTTGGCTACGCAGCCTTTGGAGATTCCACCCCGGGTAATCTCTTGACCGGTTTCGGGTTCTATGAGCCGTTCTGGCTTGTCGATTTCGCCAACGCTTGCATTGTTCTTCATTTAGTTGGTGGATACCAG GTCTTCAGTCAGCCTATTTTTGCAGCTATCGAGAGATGGCTAACCGAGAGATACCCACAAAACAAGTTCATCGCCCGATTCTACGGCTTTAAACTTCCAATGTTACGAGGAGGAACGGTGAGATGGAATCCAATGAGGGTGTGTCTGAGAACGATGTATGTGGTGACCACAACGGGAGCGGCATTGATGTTTCCCTATTTCAATGAAGTATTAGGAGTGTTGGGGGCATTTGGATTTTGGCCTTTGGCGGTTTATTATCCTGTGGAGATGTGTATATTGCAGAAGAAGATACGAAGTTGGACGCGGCCATGGCTTCTTCTTAGAGGGTTTagctttgtttgcttgattgtTTGTCTCTTGTCTCTTGTTGGATCCATTTATGGACTTGTGGGAGCAAAACTCGGATGA
- the LOC104706680 gene encoding O-glucosyltransferase rumi homolog isoform X1, whose translation MRNSPSKNGSSGGHCRNFTDAVWSPFIKSGLGISPNRSYALVSLIILLAVGAFISTRLLLDPTVLTEAVTASPKTKTQTHTISPKYPLPTTVITQNPKPEFTLHCPANETTTGSTCPRNNYPTTTSFGDDNPNHPPTATCPDYFRWIHEDLRPWAKTGITREALERAKKTANFRLSIVGRKVYVEKFQDAFQTRDVFTIWGFLQLLRKYPGKIPDLELMFDCVDWPVVRAAEFAGVNAPSPPPLFRYCGNEETLDIVFPDWSFWGWAEVNIKPWESLLKELREGNERKTWINREPYAYWKGNPVVAETRQDLMKCNVSEEHEWNARLYAQDWIKESKEGYKQSDLASQCHHRYKIYIEGSAWSVSEKYILACDSVTLLVKPHYYDFFTRGLLPAHHYWPVREQDKCRSIKFAVDWGNTHVQKAQDIGKAASDFIQQELKMDYVYDYMYHLLTEYSKLLLFKPEIPLNAVEICSETMACPRSGNERKFMTESLVKRPAESGPCAMPPPYDPASLYAVVKRKQSTTTRILQWEMKYWSKQNQTGS comes from the exons ATGAGAAACTCGCCGTCCAAGAACGGATCGTCGGGAGGGCATTGTCGTAATTTCACAGACGCAGTCTGGTCTCCTTTTATCAAGTCCGGTTTAGGAATATCTCCCAACAGATCATACGCCCTAGTATCCCTCATCATCCTCCTTGCCGTCGGTGCGTTTATCTCCACGCGCCTCCTCCTTGACCCTACC GTACTGACAGAAGCCGTGACGGCGTCGCCAAAGACTAAAACCCAAACCCATACGATATCCCCAAAATACCCTCTACCAACAACCGTAAttacacaaaaccctaaacccgaGTTCACACTCCACTGCCCCGCCAACGAAACCACCACCGGGAGTACATGCCCGAGAAACAATTACCCGACGACAACAAGCTTCGGAGACGACAATCCAAACCACCCTCCGACCGCCACGTGTCCCGATTACTTCCGTTGGATCCACGAGGATCTCCGTCCATGGGCGAAGACAGGGATCACGAGGGAAGCACTGGAGAGAGCCAAGAAGACGGCGAATTTCCGGCTATCTATCGTCGGCAGGAAGGTTTACGTGGAGAAGTTTCAAGATGCGTTTCAGACGAGGGACGTGTTCACAATCTGGGGATTCTTACAGCTTCTAAGGAAGTACCCTGGGAAGATTCCAGATCTCGAGCTTATGTTTGACTGCGTTGACTGGCCGGTCGTTAGAGCTGCGGAGTTCGCCGGAGTTAACGCGCCGTCGCCTCCTCCGCTTTTTCGGTACTGTGGGAATGAGGAGACGCTTGATATTGTGTTTCCTGATTGGTCCTTCTGGGGATG GGCGGAGGTGAATATAAAGCCGTGGGAGAGTTTGTTAAAGGAACTAAGAGAAGGGAACGAGAGGAAGACTTGGATAAACAGAGAGCCTTATGCTTACTGGAAAGGGAATCCAGTGGTCGCAGAGACACGACAAGATCTCATGAAATGTAATGTCTCTGAGGAACACGAGTGGAACGCTCGTTTGTATGCTCAG GACTGGATCAAAGAATCGAAGGAAGGTTACAAGCAATCAGACTTAGCGAGCCAATGCCATCACAG gtacaagatatatatagaagGTTCTGCATGGTCGGTGAGCGAGAAGTACATTTTGGCATGCGACTCTGTGACTCTGCTGGTGAAACCTCATTATTATGATTTCTTCACACGAGGCCTGCTTCCAGCTCACCATTATTGGCCCGTTAGGGAGCAGGACAAGTGCCGCTCCATCAAGTTCGCCGTTGATTGGGGCAACACTCACGTTCAAAAG GCACAAGATATTGGAAAGGCGGCGAGTGATTTCATTCAACAAGAACTCAAGATGGACTATGTGTATGATTACATGTACCATCTTCTAACCGAATACTCGAAACTCCTCCTGTTTAAACCTGAGATTCCCCTCAATGCCGTGGAGATTTGCTCGGAGACAATGGCGTGCCCGAGGAGTGGGAACGAGCGGAAGTTCATGACGGAATCACTTGTGAAACGCCCTGCGGAGTCTGGTCCGTGTGCCATGCCGCCTCCGTATGATCCGGCATCGCTTTACGCGGTTGTGAAGAGGAAACAGAGTACGACTACGAGAATTCTACAGTGGGAGATGAAGTACTGGAGCAAGCAGAATCAAACCGGTTCTTGA
- the LOC104706680 gene encoding O-glucosyltransferase rumi homolog isoform X2: MRNSPSKNGSSGGHCRNFTDAVWSPFIKSGLGISPNRSYALVSLIILLAVGAFISTRLLLDPTVCHPKRHSTSVTASPKTKTQTHTISPKYPLPTTVITQNPKPEFTLHCPANETTTGSTCPRNNYPTTTSFGDDNPNHPPTATCPDYFRWIHEDLRPWAKTGITREALERAKKTANFRLSIVGRKVYVEKFQDAFQTRDVFTIWGFLQLLRKYPGKIPDLELMFDCVDWPVVRAAEFAGVNAPSPPPLFRYCGNEETLDIVFPDWSFWGWAEVNIKPWESLLKELREGNERKTWINREPYAYWKGNPVVAETRQDLMKCNVSEEHEWNARLYAQDWIKESKEGYKQSDLASQCHHRYKIYIEGSAWSVSEKYILACDSVTLLVKPHYYDFFTRGLLPAHHYWPVREQDKCRSIKFAVDWGNTHVQKAQDIGKAASDFIQQELKMDYVYDYMYHLLTEYSKLLLFKPEIPLNAVEICSETMACPRSGNERKFMTESLVKRPAESGPCAMPPPYDPASLYAVVKRKQSTTTRILQWEMKYWSKQNQTGS; this comes from the exons ATGAGAAACTCGCCGTCCAAGAACGGATCGTCGGGAGGGCATTGTCGTAATTTCACAGACGCAGTCTGGTCTCCTTTTATCAAGTCCGGTTTAGGAATATCTCCCAACAGATCATACGCCCTAGTATCCCTCATCATCCTCCTTGCCGTCGGTGCGTTTATCTCCACGCGCCTCCTCCTTGACCCTACCGTATGTCACCCGAAACGACACTCCACTT CCGTGACGGCGTCGCCAAAGACTAAAACCCAAACCCATACGATATCCCCAAAATACCCTCTACCAACAACCGTAAttacacaaaaccctaaacccgaGTTCACACTCCACTGCCCCGCCAACGAAACCACCACCGGGAGTACATGCCCGAGAAACAATTACCCGACGACAACAAGCTTCGGAGACGACAATCCAAACCACCCTCCGACCGCCACGTGTCCCGATTACTTCCGTTGGATCCACGAGGATCTCCGTCCATGGGCGAAGACAGGGATCACGAGGGAAGCACTGGAGAGAGCCAAGAAGACGGCGAATTTCCGGCTATCTATCGTCGGCAGGAAGGTTTACGTGGAGAAGTTTCAAGATGCGTTTCAGACGAGGGACGTGTTCACAATCTGGGGATTCTTACAGCTTCTAAGGAAGTACCCTGGGAAGATTCCAGATCTCGAGCTTATGTTTGACTGCGTTGACTGGCCGGTCGTTAGAGCTGCGGAGTTCGCCGGAGTTAACGCGCCGTCGCCTCCTCCGCTTTTTCGGTACTGTGGGAATGAGGAGACGCTTGATATTGTGTTTCCTGATTGGTCCTTCTGGGGATG GGCGGAGGTGAATATAAAGCCGTGGGAGAGTTTGTTAAAGGAACTAAGAGAAGGGAACGAGAGGAAGACTTGGATAAACAGAGAGCCTTATGCTTACTGGAAAGGGAATCCAGTGGTCGCAGAGACACGACAAGATCTCATGAAATGTAATGTCTCTGAGGAACACGAGTGGAACGCTCGTTTGTATGCTCAG GACTGGATCAAAGAATCGAAGGAAGGTTACAAGCAATCAGACTTAGCGAGCCAATGCCATCACAG gtacaagatatatatagaagGTTCTGCATGGTCGGTGAGCGAGAAGTACATTTTGGCATGCGACTCTGTGACTCTGCTGGTGAAACCTCATTATTATGATTTCTTCACACGAGGCCTGCTTCCAGCTCACCATTATTGGCCCGTTAGGGAGCAGGACAAGTGCCGCTCCATCAAGTTCGCCGTTGATTGGGGCAACACTCACGTTCAAAAG GCACAAGATATTGGAAAGGCGGCGAGTGATTTCATTCAACAAGAACTCAAGATGGACTATGTGTATGATTACATGTACCATCTTCTAACCGAATACTCGAAACTCCTCCTGTTTAAACCTGAGATTCCCCTCAATGCCGTGGAGATTTGCTCGGAGACAATGGCGTGCCCGAGGAGTGGGAACGAGCGGAAGTTCATGACGGAATCACTTGTGAAACGCCCTGCGGAGTCTGGTCCGTGTGCCATGCCGCCTCCGTATGATCCGGCATCGCTTTACGCGGTTGTGAAGAGGAAACAGAGTACGACTACGAGAATTCTACAGTGGGAGATGAAGTACTGGAGCAAGCAGAATCAAACCGGTTCTTGA
- the LOC104706681 gene encoding tubulin beta-8 chain: MREILHIQGGQCGNQIGAKFWEVVCAEHGIDSTGRYQGENDLQLERVNVYYNEASCGRFVPRAVLMDLEPGTMDSVRSGPYGQIFRPDNFVFGQSGAGNNWAKGHYTEGAELIDSVLDVVRKEAENCDCLQGFQVCHSLGGGTGSGMGTLLISKIREEYPDRMMLTFSVFPSPKVSDTVVEPYNATLSVHQLVENADECMVLDNEALYDICFRTLKLTTPSFGDLNHLISATMSGVTCCLRFPGQLNSDLRKLAVNLIPFPRLHFFMVGFAPLTSRGSQQYRALTVPELTQQMWDSKNMMCAADPRHGRYLTASAMFRGKMSTKEVDEQMINVQNKNSSYFVEWIPNNVKSTVCDIPPTGLKMASTFIGNSTSIQEMFRRVSEQFTAMFRRKAFLHWYTGEGMDEMEFTEAESNMNDLVSEYQQYQDATADEEEGYEYEEDEEEVQEEQ, from the exons ATGCGTGAGATTCTTCACATTCAAGGTGGTCAATGTGGAAACCAGATCGGAGCTAAGTTCTGGGAAGTAGTTTGCGCCGAGCACGGGATCGATTCCACCGGAAGGTACCAAGGAGAGAACGATTTGCAACTCGAACGAGTCAATGTCTACTACAACGAAGCGAGTTGCGGGAGGTTCGTCCCACGCGCCGTCTTGATGGATCTGGAGCCAGGGACTATGGACAGTGTCAGATCCGGTCCCTACGGTCAGATCTTCCGTCCTGATAACTTCGTCTTCGGTCAATCCGGTGCCGGTAACAATTGGGCTAAAGGACATTACACGGAAGGTGCTGAGCTTATCGATTCTGTTCTCGATGTCGTTCGTAAAGAAGCTGAGAACTGTGACTGCTTGCAAG GATTCCAAGTGTGTCACTCGTTGGGAGGAGGAACAGGATCTGGGATGGGAACGTTGTTGATTTCAAAGATCAGGGAAGAGTATCCTGACCGGATGATGCTGACGTTTTCAGTCTTCCCATCTCCGAAAGTGTCTGACACTGTTGTTGAGCCTTACAATGCAACTCTCTCTGTTCATCAGCTCGTGGAGAATGCAGATGAGTGTATGGTTCTTGACAATGAAGCTCTCTATGATATTTGTTTTAGAACTCTTAAGCTCACCACTCCTAGCT TTGGAGATTTGAATCACCTCATCTCTGCAACGATGAGTGGTGTCACTTGCTGCCTACGTTTCCCGGGTCAGTTAAACTCTGACCTGCGAAAGCTTGCAGTGAACTTAATCCCATTCCCTCGTCTCCACTTCTTCATGGTCGGGTTTGCACCGCTGACATCTCGCGGATCACAGCAGTACAGAGCGTTAACCGTCCCTGAGCTCACTCAACAGATGTGGGATTCGAAGAACATGATGTGTGCAGCTGACCCACGACACGGCAGGTACTTAACCGCATCAGCTATGTTCAGAGGCAAAATGAGCACCAAAGAAGTGGACGAGCAGATGATCAACGTTCAGAACAAGAACTCGTCCTACTTCGTTGAGTGGATCCCAAACAACGTGAAATCAACCGTCTGTGACATCCCACCAACGGGTCTGAAAATGGCATCCACTTTCATCGGGAACTCGACATCGATACAGGAGATGTTCAGGCGTGTGAGCGAACAGTTCACAGCCATGTTCAggagaaaagctttcttgcattgGTACACTGGTGAAGGAATGGACGAGATGGAGTTCACAGAGGCTGAGAGCAACATGAACGATTTGGTGTCAGAGTATCAGCAGTACCAGGACGCAACGGCTGATGAGGAAGAAGGTTATGagtatgaagaagatgaagaggaagtgCAGGAGGAGCAATAA
- the LOC104706682 gene encoding pectin acetylesterase 9 isoform X2, translating to MKRTTRLLDLTAAMVLLHLYVAFSPALVSGDPGRRVSMTLVRDAAALGAFCLDGSLPAYHLDRGFGAGSNNWLLQFEGGGWCNDIASCVERARTRRGSTRYMSKTVVFSGILSNNASQNPDFYNWNKVRLRYCDGASFAGDSQHGNGTSLLYFRGQRIWNAIILDLLPKGLAKAHKALLTGCSAGGLSTFLHCDNFTSYLPKNASVKCMSDAGLFLDAIDVAANRTMRYFYKQLVSLQGIQKNLDPNCTHAFYPEPSLCFFPQYILRFIETPFFILNSAYDVFQFHHGLVPPSADRTGRWNRCKLNVTSCNPHQLDALQGFRKDMLGALMNFFRNSSRGGMFINSCFDHCQSALEETWLSPTSPRIHNKTIAETVGDWYFGRGEEAKEIDCPYPCDKTCHNLIPAASTTDFFGF from the exons aTGAAGAGGACGACGCGGCTTCTCGATCTAACGGCGGCTATGGTTCTTCTCCACCTCTACGTGGCTTTTTCTCCGGCGCTCGTTTCTGGCGACCCTGGCCGGCGCGTTAGCATGACACTGGTCCGAGACGCCGCCGCTCTTGGTGCTT tttGCTTGGACGGGAGCTTACCGGCGTATCATTTAGACAGAGGCTTTGGTGCTGGATCAAACAATTGGCTTTTGCAGTTTGAg GGAGGAGGATGGTGCAATGATATAGCATCATGCGTGGAAAGAGCAAGGACCCGTCGAGGCTCCACACGTTATATGAGCAAGACCGTCGTCTTCTCCGGAATCTTAAGCAACAACGCCTCTCAAAATCCAG ATTTTTACAACTGGAACAAAGTGAGGCTGAGGTATTGCGACGGAGCTTCATTCGCGGGAGATTCACAACATGGCAACGGG ACGTCACTGCTTTATTTCAGAGGACAGCGAATATGGAATGCCATAATTCTTGACCTTCTTCCCAAAGGTTTAGCAAAAGCCCACaag GCTCTTCTGACCGGTTGTTCAGCTGGTGGTTTGTCTACGTTTTTGCATTGTGACAATTTCACGAGCTATTTGCCCAAGAACGCAAGCGTTAAGTGCATGAGCGACGCTGGACTCTTCCTTGACGC AATTGATGTAGCAGCAAACCGGACAATGAGATATTTTTACAAACAGCTTGTGTCTCTGCAG GGTATACAGAAAAACCTCGATCCAAATTGCACACACGCATTTTATCCTGAGCCATCTCTG TGTTTTTTCCCACAATACATATTACGATTCATCGAAACGCCATTTTTCATCTTAAATTCAGCCTACGACGTATTCCAG TTTCATCATGGATTGGTTCCACCTTCTGCTGATCGAACCGGGCGTTGGAACCGTTGTAAGCTTAATGTGACATCATGTAATCCACACCAGCTCGATGCACTTCAAG GGTTTAGGAAAGATATGTTGGGAGCTTTGATGAATTTCTTCAGAAATTCTAGTAGAGGAGGAATGTTTATAAACTCATGCTTCGATCATTGTCAAAGTGCTTTAGAGGAGACTTGGCTCTCTCCTACGTCACCTAGAATCCACAATAAG ACGATTGCTGAGACGGTAGGAGACTGGTATTTTGGGAGAGGAGAAGAAGCGAAAGAAATAGATTGTCCATATCCATGTGATAAAACATGTCATAATCTCATTCCAGCAGCTTCTACAAcagatttttttg GCTTCTAA
- the LOC104706682 gene encoding pectin acetylesterase 9 isoform X1: protein MKRTTRLLDLTAAMVLLHLYVAFSPALVSGDPGRRVSMTLVRDAAALGAFCLDGSLPAYHLDRGFGAGSNNWLLQFEGGGWCNDIASCVERARTRRGSTRYMSKTVVFSGILSNNASQNPDFYNWNKVRLRYCDGASFAGDSQHGNGTSLLYFRGQRIWNAIILDLLPKGLAKAHKALLTGCSAGGLSTFLHCDNFTSYLPKNASVKCMSDAGLFLDAIDVAANRTMRYFYKQLVSLQGIQKNLDPNCTHAFYPEPSLCFFPQYILRFIETPFFILNSAYDVFQFHHGLVPPSADRTGRWNRCKLNVTSCNPHQLDALQGFRKDMLGALMNFFRNSSRGGMFINSCFDHCQSALEETWLSPTSPRIHNKTIAETVGDWYFGRGEEAKEIDCPYPCDKTCHNLIPAASTTDFFGKS from the exons aTGAAGAGGACGACGCGGCTTCTCGATCTAACGGCGGCTATGGTTCTTCTCCACCTCTACGTGGCTTTTTCTCCGGCGCTCGTTTCTGGCGACCCTGGCCGGCGCGTTAGCATGACACTGGTCCGAGACGCCGCCGCTCTTGGTGCTT tttGCTTGGACGGGAGCTTACCGGCGTATCATTTAGACAGAGGCTTTGGTGCTGGATCAAACAATTGGCTTTTGCAGTTTGAg GGAGGAGGATGGTGCAATGATATAGCATCATGCGTGGAAAGAGCAAGGACCCGTCGAGGCTCCACACGTTATATGAGCAAGACCGTCGTCTTCTCCGGAATCTTAAGCAACAACGCCTCTCAAAATCCAG ATTTTTACAACTGGAACAAAGTGAGGCTGAGGTATTGCGACGGAGCTTCATTCGCGGGAGATTCACAACATGGCAACGGG ACGTCACTGCTTTATTTCAGAGGACAGCGAATATGGAATGCCATAATTCTTGACCTTCTTCCCAAAGGTTTAGCAAAAGCCCACaag GCTCTTCTGACCGGTTGTTCAGCTGGTGGTTTGTCTACGTTTTTGCATTGTGACAATTTCACGAGCTATTTGCCCAAGAACGCAAGCGTTAAGTGCATGAGCGACGCTGGACTCTTCCTTGACGC AATTGATGTAGCAGCAAACCGGACAATGAGATATTTTTACAAACAGCTTGTGTCTCTGCAG GGTATACAGAAAAACCTCGATCCAAATTGCACACACGCATTTTATCCTGAGCCATCTCTG TGTTTTTTCCCACAATACATATTACGATTCATCGAAACGCCATTTTTCATCTTAAATTCAGCCTACGACGTATTCCAG TTTCATCATGGATTGGTTCCACCTTCTGCTGATCGAACCGGGCGTTGGAACCGTTGTAAGCTTAATGTGACATCATGTAATCCACACCAGCTCGATGCACTTCAAG GGTTTAGGAAAGATATGTTGGGAGCTTTGATGAATTTCTTCAGAAATTCTAGTAGAGGAGGAATGTTTATAAACTCATGCTTCGATCATTGTCAAAGTGCTTTAGAGGAGACTTGGCTCTCTCCTACGTCACCTAGAATCCACAATAAG ACGATTGCTGAGACGGTAGGAGACTGGTATTTTGGGAGAGGAGAAGAAGCGAAAGAAATAGATTGTCCATATCCATGTGATAAAACATGTCATAATCTCATTCCAGCAGCTTCTACAAcagatttttttggtaaatctTGA